One region of Solanum pennellii chromosome 6, SPENNV200 genomic DNA includes:
- the LOC107021333 gene encoding F-box/kelch-repeat protein At1g51550, translated as MYPPPSKVKINAKAKIPNNQQQRVLSTLNSQKSQFSTLMATSSSCSSPYTNGSSPITTIAQDHLFSILLLLPLDSIFCFALTCKKFRSLTYSDSLWESLCRRDWGSSTIDALRSFAVDDKQQQFPWKKLYQQIYQLDSVYCRRLLTHPLGGEELILPRPRASHSLNFVSGSLVLFGGGCEGGRHLDDTWVAYVGNDFKRILKWNKIGSGVPSGRFGHSCVVIGDSLVLFGGINDHGARQNDTWIGQVAVHDAFGITLSWRLLDVGSIVPPPRGAHAACSMDKRRMLIHGGIGLSGLRLGDTWVLELSENLHLGVWQEIATHPSPPSRSGHTLTPVGGNQTILFGGRGLGYEVLNDVWLFDASDGHWRWVQLLFDLQNIPQGLTLPRVGHSANLIIGGRLLIYGGEDSYRHRKNDFWVLDISSVTSIMQSGSPPSPERSMTKLWRRLKSKGDNPCGRSFHRACVDPSGRNLYIFGGMVDGLLNPAESSGLRFDGELFLVELLLQC; from the exons ATGTACCCACCACCCAGCAAGGTAAAAATCAATGCCAAAGCCAAAATCCCCAACAATCAGCAGCAGCGTGTGCTTTCCACTCTCAACTCTCAAAAGTCTCAATTCTCAACTCTCATGGCTACAAGCAGCAGCTGCAGTTCCCCTTATACCAACGGATCATCTCCAATAACGACAATAGCTCAAGACCATCTCTTCTCCATCTTACTCCTCTTACCTTTGGACTCCATTTTTTGCTTTGCTCTAACTTGTAAGAAGTTCAGGTCCCTCACTTACTCAGACTCTTTATGGGAATCACTCTGCCGAAGAGATTGGGGAAGCTCCACCATTGATGCACTCAGATCCTTTGCTGTTGACGATAAACAGCAACAATTTCCTTGGAAGAAGCTCTACCAGCAAATCTACCAATTGGACTCTGTTTACTGTCGCAGACTGTTGACGCACCCACTAGGAGGAGAAGAGCTGATTCTTCCTCGACCTAGAGCTTCTCATTCTCTCAATTTTGTTTCTGGTAGTCTAGTTCTCTTCGGCGGCGGCTGCGAGGGAG GAAGGCATCTGGACGATACATGGGTAGCATATGTTGGTAATGACTTCAAGAGAATATTGAAATGGAATAAGATTGGATCAGGGGTACCAAGTGGCCGCTTTGGGCATTCATGTGTTGTGATTGGCGATTCTCTAGTGCTTTTTGGAGGAATAAATGATCATGGGGCCCGCCAAAATGATACATGGATTGGCCAAGTAGCGGTACATGATGCATTTGGTATCACATTATCCTGGAGACTACTTGACGTTGGTTCCATTGTGCCTCCACCAAGAGGCGCTCATGCTGCATGTAGCATGGATAAAAGGAGGATGCTGATTCATGGAGGGATTGGTTTGTCTGGCTTGCGATTGGGAGATACATGGGTATTGGAACTGTCTGAGAATCTTCATCTTGGAGTTTGGCAAGAAATTGCGACTCATCCATCTCCTCCATCTCGCTCTGGTCATACATTAACTCCTGTTGGAGGAAACCAAACAATTTTGTTTGGTGGGAGGGGTTTAGGCTATGAAGTGCTTAATGATGTATGGCTTTTTGATGCATCTGATGGTCACTGGAGATGGGTACAGTTACTATTTGACTTGCAAAATATACCCCAAGGATTGACCCTGCCAAGAGTTGGTCACTCGGCTAATCTCATCATAGGTGGACGATTGTTAATTTATGGAGGAGAAGATTCCTACAGACACAGGAAAAATGACTTCTGGGTGTTGGATATCAGCTCAGTGACGTCCATTATGCAGTCTGGGTCTCCTCCAAGCCCGGAGAGATCAATGACTAAGTTGTGGAGAAGGCTCAAGTCCAAAGGTGATAACCCTTGTGGCAGATCATTTCACCGAGCTTGTGTGGATCCTTCAGGTCGCAATTTATACATCTTCGGTGGCATGGTAGATGGTTTACTTAATCCTGCTGAATCTTCTGGGTTGAGGTTTGACGGGGAGTTGTTTCTTGTGGAGCTTTTGCTTCAGTGCTAG